A stretch of DNA from Thermococcus sp.:
TTGATGGACTTTGAAGAGTGCGTTAGAAGGAGCTATCTCAGGAGAATTGAACCACAACCTGAACTTGGAAGGCTCAGCCTTGCCAAGGCTCGCTCCTTCCTGGAATCCGCAAGAAAGAACCTGAACATGGGCATTCACGATGGTGCCCTTGTAATGGCTTACCTCGCCTTCTTCCACGCTGCGAGGGCACTTCTATTCAGAGATGGGTGGAGGGAGAAAAGTCACGCCTGCATCTCGGCCTATCTGAGGGAGTTCTACGTAAAGCCCGGGATCCTGGAGGTTAAATGGGTGAGATACCTCGATTACGTGAGGAACCTGAGGCATCAGGCCCAGTACGACGTTGGCTTCTCCCCAGAGCCTGAGGATGTTGAGACCATTATCCCGAAGGCGGAGGCGTTTATCGAGGTTGTTGAAAATATCCTTGGAGGTGAAACCGATGGTTAAACGCGGTCTCTTCGTTGGA
This window harbors:
- a CDS encoding HEPN domain-containing protein; protein product: MDFEECVRRSYLRRIEPQPELGRLSLAKARSFLESARKNLNMGIHDGALVMAYLAFFHAARALLFRDGWREKSHACISAYLREFYVKPGILEVKWVRYLDYVRNLRHQAQYDVGFSPEPEDVETIIPKAEAFIEVVENILGGETDG